The Allocoprobacillus halotolerans nucleotide sequence GGATCAGCAACTACCGTTGTGACCCCATGAGGTAAAACAGCCTTAGAAAATTCACTAGGAATTGTCATAGAACTTTCAATATGCATATGGATATCAATCAATCCAGGAATCATATACTTCTCTTGTCCATCAATCACATTTTCAACATCAAGAGGCTCATCATCACAAATATAATAGAATTTATCATCTCGAATATAGATATTCTTCTTTTCAAAACTTTGTGTAAATGTATTATAAAGCTGTACATTTTTAATGAGCTGATTCATGACAATATCTCCTAACTATTTAAAATACGTGTCCATTGATCAACCCAGTCTGTTAATAATGGGTTTACAAATTTATAATCAATGACTTTTGCTCTGGCAGCAACATCACCATAAGTTTTATTTAAAGCTTCTTCTTCAGTTAATTCAACTGTTTTATTAGTTGGTGCTTCATTTAAATCAGAAACAGCATCTTTATATTGTAAGTCTTTGCTTAAACGCCAATCAATATATTTATAAGCTAAATCTTTATTTTTAGAATTTTTATTAATTTCAATTGTATTGAAGTTTGCATATGTACCTGATGCTGGAACAATATATTCACAATTTGCATTATTTTTTGAATTAAGCTTACTCCAAAATCAGCCACAACTGCTACTGAAATTTCTCCAGCACTGAACATATTTGTTAAATCTGAAGATTTTGTATAAGTTTTCACAATATTTGGTTTTAACTCAGCTAAAGCTTCAAAAGCAGCTTTTCCATTATCAGATGTAATATCTACACCTTTATAATCACTTGCCAGATGTACCATAGCTGGTCCAAAAGTTGTTGTAATTTCAGGAATAGAAATTTGTCCTTTTAAACGACTATCCCATAAATCATTCCATTCTTTAATTTCAAAACCAACTGCTTCTTTATCATAAATAATACCAATACTATTTAATGTATATGGCACACCATAACCATTTTCATCTTTTAATTTTGCAGCTGCATCAATTAAATCTTTCGCATTACCAATTTTTGAATAATCTAATTTTTCAAACAAATCTGCAGCATATCCTTTTTGTGCTTCAGCTTGAGATAATTCAATAATATCTACTTCTGAACTA carries:
- a CDS encoding extracellular solute-binding protein, which translates into the protein MKKLLVSLMAGAMVLVGCSSNSGSDSQKLVISTWGLNADIIQKDVYEPFEKENNCEIVVEEGGTSDRYTKFANNPSSEVDIIELSQAEAQKGYAADLFEKLDYSKIGNAKDLIDAAAKLKDENGYGVPYTLNSIGIIYDKEAVGFEIKEWNDLWDSRLKGQISIPEITTTFGPAMVHLASDYKGVDITSDNGKAAFEALAELKPNIVKTYTKSSDLTNMFSAGEISVAVVADFGVSLIQKIMQIVNILFQHQVHMQTSIQLKLIKILKIKI